In Paenibacillus hexagrammi, the following are encoded in one genomic region:
- a CDS encoding SDR family oxidoreductase, producing the protein MTRTACVTGADRGVGLELTRELLRQGYTVYAGYIIEDGKELPLLAAEYPGHLHRVPMNVADDGSVKAGAAHIASLTERLDLLINNAAILGDIQAAVTDELDFGNMQQVFNVNALGALRVSNALIHLIQRSNLPLIVNISSEAGSVGTCWRTGWFAYCMSKAALNMQTAIIHNQLKQDGGQVIAIHPGWVQTYMQGTKDEQATLTPQQSAVSILRTIAMYASDVPEQARFVDYEGNAMQW; encoded by the coding sequence ATGACCCGAACAGCATGTGTGACCGGAGCGGACCGAGGCGTGGGCCTGGAGCTCACCCGCGAGCTGCTGCGGCAGGGCTACACGGTGTATGCAGGCTATATCATAGAAGACGGCAAAGAACTGCCGCTGCTTGCAGCGGAGTATCCCGGGCATCTGCATCGGGTCCCTATGAATGTTGCGGATGACGGCAGTGTGAAGGCTGGTGCCGCGCACATTGCCAGCCTAACAGAGCGGTTGGATTTGCTGATTAACAATGCAGCCATCCTGGGCGATATTCAAGCCGCTGTTACGGATGAGCTTGATTTTGGGAATATGCAGCAGGTGTTCAATGTGAATGCGCTCGGCGCGCTTAGAGTATCTAACGCATTGATTCACCTGATTCAAAGAAGCAACCTCCCGCTCATCGTCAACATTTCTTCCGAGGCCGGAAGTGTCGGTACTTGCTGGCGGACAGGCTGGTTTGCTTACTGTATGTCCAAGGCTGCTCTTAACATGCAAACAGCGATCATCCATAACCAGTTGAAACAAGACGGAGGACAAGTGATCGCGATCCACCCAGGTTGGGTACAGACCTATATGCAGGGTACAAAGGACGAGCAAGCGACCTTAACGCCGCAGCAATCGGCAGTTTCGATTTTACGTACGATCGCCATGTATGCTTCGGATGTGCCGGAGCAGGCCCGATTTGTCGACTATGAGGGCAATGCCATGCAGTGGTAA